The nucleotide window GAAGGGTTACACAGAAGGCATGGAAAGGGAGGGTGAGATTTAAGAAGCACAACAAACGATGAGGACAGACTAAACGACAACATACAAACttttgaagatgaaaatgaccAATCACTAATTAAGGAGAACAAAACACGTAATCTACTTATACAACTCTTTCAAGTGGCTAAAAGTTAGGGTGGCGGCTGTGAAAAcacttataatttatatatactcAAAAACTCAAATGAAATCACATGTGCAAGTGTTGTGTCGAGCTGTGAATATAGTGGGTGTCTGTGTAACATTTGTCATAGAGAAACGAAAACATGCATCATGAAAAAATAATGGATGTAAAAGTGCAATATATAACTTAAGATGGACTTACTTATTAATATCGTCAGAGGAATAACCAGTAACACCACCAAAAACGACTAACACATAGTCAACATCAAGTGATTTCATTATGTCATAAGCCTCATCCTCATAAGATGACATTGCACGCCCAACAGTTGCTATGTGTGTATTGTTCCAGGTGTTATTGTCAACAATAACTGTTCTGTTTCCCATGGCAGTGATTTGATAACCATAATCCCACCATGACATAACCTTAGCATCTGGTGGAGTGTTTTGGCGAAGCCAAAAGTAAGCTTCACGATAATCGTCAAAGATGACCCTCTGGCCGTGGGCACCCCTTGCAGCCAAGACAATTGAGGGAGATGAGTATGCTTCAGATGTGACCCAAGTGCAGTGAATAGCATATCTACTGAGCAGATAAAAAGCACCGAAAAGCAACATCATAGCACCGTTCTTTTGGAAAGGCTGGGAGTTATCAATTACACCCTGcatgtaaataataatatacactATTAAAACTGCATTACCACtataatcaaaatgaaaactgtTCATTGTAGAAATTAAGAGACAAAAACGCAAAGCTAATGCAATATTCATACTCTAGTCCACAAGATGAAtaatgaagtaaaaaaaatattgcaaagcAATTGTCATGGAAAAACATGGCTATTTATCCTATTACCATACCTACTGCACCATACCGATGAGAGTAATTGCAACATTGGAAAATATCAAGCAAACACTGATTCATCTTTCCtataaatattattgaaaaGGAGCAGATAGACATACTTGATAGACAAAAAAACACTAGTAGCATATCAATATacatgaagagagagaaaataaaattgaaaacagtAGAATGCAACAATTGTGAACAAAGCCTTTTGCTCTGCTAGTTACTTCAGAAATCTAACCTTAGAAGAGCCTTTTGAAGCACCAGTTCCTTTACCAGAACCACCCTGTACGGGTTGGACTTTCGCCCTAACAACCCGAGTCAAATTCTTCACGGTAGCAGATACCGCAATAGCACTAATGAGGCATACAGCAGGAGTAGCAACGAGGATTAATCGAACCATAACACCAGCAAAATACATGCTTGTAAGACCATACATAACTATGAAGATTGTGGCATCTGTCAAGCGCTTGAAGCAAAAATAGAGGCCAGCAGGGAAAAGGAACAGCAATATATGGAAATCAAACATGAAGGACGACCAAGCAGTAGGCTGATGCTCAGAGACAGAAGCAATAATTGGAATATGATCCTTAGCATATGTTGGATCAAGCAAAGAATAAAACCTTCCAGTCCATGGTGATATGTAACCAGATGCCATGCCTACTCCCAAGGCAACGGCACCAACACCAACTGCACTAGTTACAGTGATCCTCAAAAATGCTTGAAACAGTTTCACATCTCCGAGTAAATGCTTTACCcaatccaaaaagaaaaatacctgGAAAAACAATCCAAGTCAGCCACAAGAGACAGCATGCTAACTTAATCAAACAACATTATCGCAATATTTTGTAACTACAGAAACCAATTTCCAATACCACAAAGCGAACAAACTAGGCAAACACACTCACCCACCTACGAAAATATATCCATTAACCCGGATGCAAAACCCAAAACATCATGCTTAAAGAATCCATTCAACACATGTTGAAACTATCCAAATTTAAGTTAGCTTCTATCTTGCAGAACCTGATCAACTAAAATAAACTTTACGATTCTTCATCCACAAAGTTTTCATACAACTTTAAAGTGCTTCCCGAAGAGTAACACAAAGGgagcttaaaaaaaattaagttttatgaaaattcaatctttagaaattaattttgaagGGTGGAGTCTAGAGAGGATAGATGTCATCATTCTGAACTATCGCGAGCATAAAGGCTCATTTAAACTTAGACTTCAATGGAGATGCATCTTCCATGTAAAATAATTCTACATACACCGACATCCAATGAGAACTCATGAAATTGCTACGTAGACCAACTTTGTAACCGCAATCTAAAAATAACCGCAAAAAGCTTGATTCTCATTGGGCATCAATGTCAGACTAGCTAGTGCAGATCCACATTTCTATTTGACTTAACacgaaaattattattaataaacttattgtcattgcaaataTTCTTTAATAAATGGGGGTAGAAGTTTTACACCGACAACCAATGAGAATCAAGCATTTGCCGGTTatctttaaaatgcaattttaaaacgGGCTTACGTGGCAAAACGATGAATTATCATTGGATGCCCGCATACCGACAATGCACCTCcattaaactcaaataaatttaaGCCACAACAACAAACTTGTAATTAAAcctttcatcaacaacaaccaagcattATCCTACTAAGTGGAGTCAGTTACATAGATCAAACATCGACATAATggtcaaacaaaaatcattaaacaaaaattaaaacgaACTCAAATAAGAAgacgacaacaacaaaatgCATGCAATTTTACGGTTATCTTTAAAATCAACTAAAGTATTTGGCGGTTatctttaaaatgcaattttaaaaatggGCTTATGTGGCAATACGACAAGTTATCATTGAATGTCGGTGTATATAACGGCAATGCACCTCCCTTAAAGTCAAATAAATTTAAGTCATAACGACAAAGTTGCGATTAAAcctttcatcatcaacaacaacaaaaatgcaatgcaatgcaatgTGGAAGTAACAACCTGAAGCAAGAAAAAGACACCCATAGAAGCCATATGTTCACCAGATTGAACATGTTGAAACCCAACAAACCTAATCTGCATAGCAAGCAACATTCCCAAAACATACATACAATTATAAGCAACATAGAGCCTCAACGAATATCTCCCAGTAACCAACAACACCAATACATAAAGCGGCactaaatttataataaaaacataaccaCCCCACGCCGAAACCATATAAAAATAACCAAACGCCGACGCCAATGCCCACGACAAACTCCCGGTATTCACCGCTTTCACAAACAAATAAAACGTCAACAACAACGCAAATATCGCCACTCCTTCATTATCATAAGATCCAGCAACAGATCTTGATATATAACCCGGACAAATCGCGATCAATGCAGCGGCGACAATCCCCGCGCCAGAATCCCATATTTCTTTACCGAAAAAATACGCTACAATGGTAGTATTCGACGCGAAAAATGGTGCTGTAAGAACACAAACTTCACGAATATGAACTGCAAATCTGAGAAAATGGAGAATTTTGTATAATCCAGCAGCAGTGAGCATTAAACCGGGGTAAAGTGTACCGCCAACGATTCGTCCGAGTGGATACCATGAATCGGAATCGAACCAATTCCAAAACTCGGAGAAACCGTGTTCTGTGAGGTAGAGAGTGGTGCGGTAGTTGAAATATGGATCGAATTCATGGATCATGGATTCATAGCGAAGGACGCTGAAGAGACGAGTGATGAATGCGAGGATATAGATTAAACCTAGGGTTGTGATTCGGAGAAGAAGCTCTTGTTGTTTGGTTTtgagttttagggttttgggAAGGGAATTGAGGAGATCTTGGGTTACTGATGGTGGTGAGGCTGTGACTGCCATTgttgtgatgattttggtgaatTTAGGGTTTTGGGATTTTCATGGAAAATGGGAATTTTCTTGGGAAAATGTGGATGAGAAAATGAGACTGTGTGTGAGTGTGGATCTGGTTGtgagtgaaggaagaagagaaagatgaacataaaagtcaaaagtcaattaattgttttaatttcatttatttatttttatttttattttatgtaaataaaacttttttgtcTCATCAAACCAAATGATATACGTACATTGTCATAAACTTACATTTCAATCTAATAATCTTGATAGATATTATCAATCGTGAAACCTTTTATTTGTAAATAGATGAAGATGTGTGGACTAACAACATCAATTTTACATTTGAATTAGTCCATAAAGGATGTATTAGAGGAGATCGAAATGAGAATCGTacacaaatatttcaaacttcactattaaaaaagtttaataacTCACATAATAGtatgataaataatatttgtacaatcattttgtgataatttttggacaattttctctctcatattcatattatgttCTTACTTCCATGCTAATGTTTCTCAGTCTCGCTTTCCTGCATAGTCATTCATAATATCAGTTAAAAACTctagaaatagttttttgaacaGATAATATGATACCATGAGCATATGTTTGTTCTTTCCTTTCGTAATGAACATAAATATTACTATATTAGGCACAAATAAATATCGTCATTCACTAGATAACAACACCTGATGAACTTAAATTTAAGTTCCAATCAAATGACTTTGATTAATAACGTCTATCTGACCTAGGTTTCCTTGAACAACTTGTATGTTGAAGGTGACATATTTGTCATAAGAATTGGATCTTTTAGCCTTCAATTACTTGCCTATTTGAACCTTATTACAAAACATTAACTTAATAATGTCAACAAGTTGTTGAGAGACATGATACATGATGTCATATACCTTCATGTCTAATTGTTGTCTAATCAAAGAAGTTGTCATCA belongs to Medicago truncatula cultivar Jemalong A17 chromosome 6, MtrunA17r5.0-ANR, whole genome shotgun sequence and includes:
- the LOC11417285 gene encoding dolichyl-diphosphooligosaccharide--protein glycosyltransferase subunit STT3B, with amino-acid sequence MAVTASPPSVTQDLLNSLPKTLKLKTKQQELLLRITTLGLIYILAFITRLFSVLRYESMIHEFDPYFNYRTTLYLTEHGFSEFWNWFDSDSWYPLGRIVGGTLYPGLMLTAAGLYKILHFLRFAVHIREVCVLTAPFFASNTTIVAYFFGKEIWDSGAGIVAAALIAICPGYISRSVAGSYDNEGVAIFALLLTFYLFVKAVNTGSLSWALASAFGYFYMVSAWGGYVFIINLVPLYVLVLLVTGRYSLRLYVAYNCMYVLGMLLAMQIRFVGFQHVQSGEHMASMGVFFLLQVFFFLDWVKHLLGDVKLFQAFLRITVTSAVGVGAVALGVGMASGYISPWTGRFYSLLDPTYAKDHIPIIASVSEHQPTAWSSFMFDFHILLFLFPAGLYFCFKRLTDATIFIVMYGLTSMYFAGVMVRLILVATPAVCLISAIAVSATVKNLTRVVRAKVQPVQGGSGKGTGASKGSSKGVIDNSQPFQKNGAMMLLFGAFYLLSRYAIHCTWVTSEAYSSPSIVLAARGAHGQRVIFDDYREAYFWLRQNTPPDAKVMSWWDYGYQITAMGNRTVIVDNNTWNNTHIATVGRAMSSYEDEAYDIMKSLDVDYVLVVFGGVTGYSSDDINKFLWMVRIGGGVFPVIKEPDYLVNGEYRVDKGAAPKMLNCLMYKLSYYRFGELTTEYGKPPGYDRARGVEIGNKDIKLEYLEEAFTTQNWIVRIYKVKPPKNRW